The following are encoded in a window of Rosa chinensis cultivar Old Blush chromosome 4, RchiOBHm-V2, whole genome shotgun sequence genomic DNA:
- the LOC112199049 gene encoding uncharacterized protein LOC112199049 — protein MEELNKWLLERERENMEELERIQATNSQAAAMVAQYQLQDAPRGRGSRPGRAPNVERYREVRGHFLLDDYFVKRPVYDEADFRRRYRMQKHVFQRIMEDLCNFDSFWGQKADATGKMGLLPEQKMTGALRMLASGAVADQCDEITRMGASTALECLKKFCRQVEFLYGGWFLRPPKPADLYRLLNRGQRRGFPVASYDTRIWHAFFGTPGAQNDLNVLGASNVFERVIGGTAPLVEFEVNNKRYTNGYYLADGIYPRWSTFVKTLSNPRTDEEKHFCKKQEAYRKDVERCFGILQSRWAILRHGARLFKLEDLRAIMISCIILHNMIVDDEFVEEEFMESQEADLMNPAMATVYDRPVHPDTGAPIPFRFE, from the exons ATGGAAGAATTGAACAAATGGTTGTTAGAAAGGGAACGTGAAAATATGGAAGAGCTCGAGCGGATTCAAGCAACAAACTCTCAAGCGGCTGCGATGGTGGCGCAATATCAATTGCAGGATGCACCTAGAGGGCGTGGTTCACGACCTGGCCGTGCCCCAAATGTCGAAAGATATAGAGAAGTTCGAGGTCATTTTCTCCTGGATGATTACTTTGTCAAACGTCCAGTGTACGACGAAGCAGATTTTCGAAGGCGGTACAGAATGCAAAAACATGTCTTCCAACGGATAATGGAGGACCTATGCAACTTCGATAGTTTTTGGGGGCAAAAAGCAGATGCCACTGGAAAAATGGGATTGCTTCCGGAACAAAAAATGACAGGTGCCCTGAGAATGCTTGCGTCCGGTGCAGTTGCAGATCAATGTGATGAGATCACTAGGATGGGGGCTTCTACAGCGCTGGAATGTCTCAAGAAATTTTGTAGACAAGTCGAGTTTCTTTATGGTGGGTGGTTTCTTCGTCCTCCAAAGCCCGCTGATCTATATAGGCTTCTCAACAGAGGACAACGCCGTGGGTTTCCAG TGGCGTCTTACGACACGCGTATATGGCACGCCTTCTTTGGAACTCCTGGTGCTCAAAATGACCTAAATGTTCTGGGTGCGTCTAATGTGTTCGAGCGTGTCATAGGTGGAACTGCTCCTCTGGTTGAGTTTGAAGTCAATAACAAAAGGTACACCAATGGTTACTATCTTGCTGATGGAATATATCCCAGGTGGTCCACTTTTGTCAAAACATTATCAAACCCTAGAACAGATGAGGAGAAACACTTTTGTAAAAAACAAGAGGCTTATCGCAAAGATGTGGAGAGGTGCTTTGGTATCCTTCAATCTCGATGGGCCATACTGCGTCACGGTGCTAGGTTGTTTAAACTGGAGGATCTTCGAGCCATCATGATAAGTTGTATCATTCTTCATAACATGATTGTGGATGATGAGTTTGTTGAGGAAGAATTTATGGAGTCTCAAGAAGCTGATCTAATGAATCCAGCAATGGCAACCGTCTATGACCGGCCTGTGCATCCCGATACTGGAGCACCTATTCCATTTAGATTTGAATAA